The following proteins come from a genomic window of Streptomyces liliiviolaceus:
- a CDS encoding MFS transporter small subunit has protein sequence MSTSDSSPPDGAAADGPVPDRRPLIVFAWVWVGAPLAYGLYELVQKATQLFTG, from the coding sequence ATGTCCACGAGTGACAGCAGTCCGCCCGACGGCGCCGCGGCGGACGGCCCGGTCCCCGACCGCCGCCCGCTGATCGTCTTCGCCTGGGTCTGGGTGGGAGCGCCGCTGGCCTATGGTCTGTACGAGCTCGTACAGAAAGCGACCCAGTTGTTCACAGGATAG
- a CDS encoding 2Fe-2S iron-sulfur cluster-binding protein translates to MTVTSLGIPRRLLEFRIDGESVRAPEGSTILDACRSAGKDVPTLCQGDTLTPKNACRVCVVEVEGARTLVPACSRKAEAGMEVRTDTERARHSRKVVLELLASSVDLSTTPEVAGWLKEYEAKPDRFGPDAACVDEQPRIDNDLYVRDYDKCILCYKCVDACGDQWQNTFAISVVGRGFDARIAVEHDGPLTDSACVYCGNCIEVCPTGALSFKSEFDMRAAGTWDESAQTGTTTVCAYCGVGCNLTLHVQDNEIVKVTSPHDNPVTHGNLCIKGRFGYQHVQNRD, encoded by the coding sequence ATGACCGTGACATCGCTGGGGATCCCCCGCCGTCTGCTGGAGTTCCGGATCGACGGGGAGTCCGTACGGGCGCCGGAGGGCTCGACGATCCTCGACGCCTGCCGGTCGGCGGGCAAGGACGTGCCGACCCTGTGCCAGGGCGACACCCTCACCCCCAAGAACGCCTGCCGGGTCTGCGTCGTCGAGGTCGAGGGCGCCCGCACCCTCGTCCCGGCCTGTTCCCGCAAGGCGGAGGCGGGCATGGAGGTGCGCACGGACACCGAGCGGGCCAGACACAGCCGCAAGGTCGTCCTTGAGCTGCTCGCGTCCTCCGTGGACCTGTCGACCACACCGGAGGTCGCCGGCTGGCTGAAGGAGTACGAGGCCAAGCCCGACCGGTTCGGCCCCGACGCGGCCTGCGTCGACGAGCAGCCGAGGATCGACAACGACCTCTACGTCCGCGACTACGACAAGTGCATCCTCTGCTACAAGTGCGTGGACGCCTGCGGGGACCAGTGGCAGAACACCTTCGCCATCTCGGTCGTCGGCCGCGGTTTCGACGCCCGGATCGCCGTGGAGCACGACGGCCCGCTCACCGACTCGGCCTGCGTGTACTGCGGCAACTGCATCGAGGTGTGCCCGACGGGTGCGCTTTCGTTCAAATCGGAGTTCGACATGCGCGCGGCGGGTACGTGGGACGAGTCGGCGCAGACCGGGACGACCACGGTGTGCGCCTACTGCGGAGTGGGCTGCAACCTCACCCTGCACGTACAGGACAATGAGATCGTCAAGGTCACCTCACCGCACGACAACCCGGTGACCCACGGCAACCTCTGCATCAAGGGCCGCTTCGGCTACCAGCACGTACAGAACCGGGACTGA
- a CDS encoding molybdopterin oxidoreductase family protein, translating into MRKRDRTPKVYNRLQYPMVRDSRDEPFRRASWDEALDRAARGLGAARDAFGMFSCARATNEMNYVAQKFARVVMGTNNVDSCNRTCHAPSVAGLSAAFGSGGGTSSYAEVEHTDLVVMWGSNARFAHPIFFQHVLKGIRNGARMYAVDPRRTSTAEWAESWLGLNVGTDIPMAHAIGREIIRAGLANDAFIARATTGFEEYKQLVEPWTLSLAEKVTGVPAAAIRELAHAYARAERAQLCWTLGITEHHNGTDNVRALINLSLLTGHVGRFGSGLQPLRGQNNVQGGGDMGAIPNRLPGFQDILDPDTRLKFESAWDTVIQPHYGMNLTEMFEAMEEGSLKAVYCIGENPAQSEADSEQAVRRMKALDFLVVQDIFLTKTAELADVILPATAGWAETEGTTTNSERRVQRVRRAVVPPGEAREDIDILCDLASRMGHEWKYEDSEAVWDELRSVSPDHYGMTYERLEEHQGIQWPCPRTDRLEPTYLHGRLWESDPAARGRLAPFGLVQHDPPVDLTDEQFPIRLTTGRRLDSYNTGVQSGGFASPMRRGEFVELCPEDAERYGVVVGEQVQVSSRRGSVVAPVWVDTALRPGLAFMTMHFPDEVDTNQLTIEANCPIAGTAEFKASAIRIEKLPVATQVR; encoded by the coding sequence ATGAGGAAGCGCGACCGAACTCCCAAGGTGTACAACCGACTTCAGTACCCCATGGTCCGTGACTCCCGCGACGAACCCTTCCGCAGGGCGAGCTGGGACGAGGCCCTGGACCGGGCCGCCCGGGGCCTGGGCGCGGCGCGCGACGCGTTCGGCATGTTCTCCTGCGCCCGCGCGACCAACGAGATGAACTACGTGGCGCAGAAGTTCGCCCGCGTGGTCATGGGCACCAACAACGTCGACTCCTGCAACCGCACCTGCCACGCGCCCAGCGTGGCGGGCCTGTCGGCGGCCTTCGGCTCGGGCGGCGGCACCTCCTCGTACGCCGAGGTCGAGCACACCGACCTGGTCGTCATGTGGGGCTCCAACGCCCGTTTCGCACACCCGATCTTCTTCCAGCACGTCCTGAAGGGCATCAGGAACGGCGCCCGGATGTACGCGGTCGACCCGCGCCGCACCTCCACGGCGGAGTGGGCCGAGAGCTGGCTCGGACTGAACGTGGGCACGGACATCCCGATGGCCCACGCGATCGGCCGCGAGATCATCCGGGCGGGCCTCGCGAACGACGCGTTCATCGCGCGGGCCACCACCGGTTTCGAGGAGTACAAGCAGCTCGTCGAGCCGTGGACGCTGTCGCTCGCGGAGAAGGTGACGGGCGTACCGGCCGCGGCGATACGGGAGTTGGCGCACGCCTACGCCCGTGCCGAGCGCGCCCAGCTGTGCTGGACGCTCGGCATCACCGAGCACCACAACGGCACGGACAACGTCCGGGCGCTCATCAATCTGTCGCTCCTGACCGGGCACGTGGGCCGCTTCGGTTCCGGGTTGCAGCCCCTGCGCGGACAGAACAACGTGCAGGGCGGCGGTGACATGGGCGCCATCCCCAACCGGCTGCCTGGGTTCCAGGACATCCTGGACCCGGACACCCGGCTGAAGTTCGAGTCGGCGTGGGACACCGTCATCCAGCCGCACTACGGGATGAACCTGACGGAGATGTTCGAGGCCATGGAGGAGGGCTCGCTCAAGGCCGTCTACTGCATCGGGGAGAACCCGGCGCAGTCGGAGGCCGACAGCGAGCAGGCGGTACGCCGGATGAAGGCCCTGGACTTCCTCGTCGTCCAGGACATCTTCCTCACGAAGACCGCCGAGCTGGCGGACGTGATCCTGCCCGCGACGGCCGGCTGGGCCGAGACCGAGGGCACGACCACCAACAGCGAGCGGCGGGTCCAGCGGGTGCGGCGGGCGGTCGTCCCGCCCGGCGAGGCCCGCGAGGACATCGACATCCTCTGCGACCTCGCCTCCCGCATGGGCCACGAGTGGAAGTACGAGGACTCCGAGGCGGTGTGGGACGAGCTGCGCTCGGTGTCCCCGGACCACTACGGGATGACGTACGAGCGGCTGGAGGAGCATCAGGGCATCCAGTGGCCCTGCCCGCGGACCGACCGGCTCGAACCGACCTATCTGCACGGCAGGTTGTGGGAGTCCGACCCGGCGGCGCGGGGCCGGCTCGCGCCCTTCGGGCTCGTGCAGCACGATCCGCCCGTCGATCTGACGGACGAGCAATTTCCCATCCGGCTGACCACCGGGCGGCGGCTCGACTCGTACAACACCGGGGTGCAGAGCGGCGGTTTCGCCTCGCCGATGCGGCGGGGCGAGTTCGTCGAGCTGTGCCCGGAGGACGCGGAGCGCTACGGCGTGGTGGTCGGCGAGCAGGTCCAGGTCTCCTCGCGGCGCGGGTCGGTGGTGGCCCCGGTGTGGGTCGACACCGCGCTGCGGCCCGGGCTCGCGTTCATGACCATGCACTTTCCCGACGAGGTGGACACCAACCAGCTGACGATCGAGGCCAATTGCCCGATCGCGGGGACGGCGGAGTTCAAGGCGTCGGCGATCCGGATCGAAAAACTGCCGGTCGCTACTCAAGTGAGGTGA
- a CDS encoding collagen-like protein — protein MSRFQRVLAVRWRSMFLVCVLIALSGVAVILWARIDAGDRRADELRAESDRRGDAVSTLAQDVRALRAQVEAGGGTPAAPDPSDAVDDLLDRVRVPTAAHGRPGAKGERGATGAGGAAGAGGKPGPGGERGESGSRGEPGPPGPSGSPGPSGEPGAQGPPGTDGADGANGANGNNGADGAGGPAGPPGPDGAQGYQGTRGDTGPRGEKGDKGEKGDPGPACPDGYSLQAPANDPDALICRKAAAQAPPADPSGILLLPPLLLRRRRRNVRA, from the coding sequence GTGAGCAGGTTCCAACGGGTGCTCGCCGTGCGCTGGCGCAGCATGTTCCTCGTCTGTGTGCTGATCGCGCTCAGCGGTGTCGCGGTGATCCTGTGGGCGCGGATCGACGCCGGTGACCGCAGGGCCGACGAGCTGCGCGCCGAGTCGGACCGGCGCGGTGACGCCGTGTCGACGCTGGCGCAGGACGTACGCGCGCTGCGCGCCCAGGTGGAGGCCGGCGGCGGCACTCCCGCGGCCCCCGACCCCTCCGACGCGGTGGACGACCTGCTCGACCGGGTGCGGGTGCCCACCGCGGCACACGGCCGGCCGGGTGCCAAGGGCGAGCGCGGCGCGACCGGGGCGGGCGGTGCGGCGGGTGCCGGTGGCAAGCCGGGCCCCGGCGGGGAGCGCGGGGAGAGCGGATCGCGCGGCGAACCCGGGCCGCCGGGCCCGTCCGGTTCGCCGGGCCCCTCGGGAGAGCCCGGCGCGCAGGGCCCTCCGGGGACCGACGGCGCGGACGGCGCCAACGGCGCGAACGGGAACAACGGCGCCGACGGGGCCGGAGGACCTGCGGGGCCGCCCGGCCCCGACGGCGCGCAGGGCTACCAGGGCACCAGAGGGGACACCGGGCCCCGGGGGGAGAAGGGCGACAAGGGCGAGAAGGGCGACCCCGGTCCCGCCTGCCCGGACGGCTACAGCCTCCAGGCGCCCGCGAACGACCCCGACGCGCTGATCTGCCGGAAGGCCGCGGCGCAGGCCCCGCCCGCCGACCCGTCGGGGATCCTCCTGCTGCCACCGCTGCTCCTGCGGCGCAGACGACGGAACGTCAGGGCCTAG
- a CDS encoding NAD(P)H-dependent oxidoreductase subunit E, whose product MDLHFGDSKPTDEEQAAIDTLLGPPESSWEGADRSDADLRWARGGRAARDRRDLLLPGLHAVHDRIGWISEGALDYLCRRLTVPPAEAYGVATFYAMFSVKPRPATVLHVCTDLACAAAGASELCAEVEARLGPGSGVSVERSPCLGLCERAPAALAVKAGDPVRTAVSAPTTVERAVLAASSPDSAPEEPAAALAVPQAGDPSLTLLGRVGVVDPASLDDYRAHGGYTALRQAFAIGPAGVIREVTDAGLVGRGGAAFPTGRKWQATASQPDHPHYLVCNADESEPGTFKDRVVMEGDPYSLVEAMTIAAYAVGAHKGYLYLRGEYPRALRRMEHAIGQARARGLLGDDVLGQGYAFDIEIRRGAGAYICGEETALFNSIEGYRGEPRSKPPFPVEKGLFGKPTAENNVETLVNVLPILTMGAPAYAAIGTGTSTGPKLFCVSGSVDRPGIYELPFGATLGELLELAGVRERLRAVLLGGAAGGFVRPDELDIPLTFEGTRAAGTTLGSGVVLAFDDTVPLPRLLLRIAEFFRDESCGQCVPCRVGTVRQEEALHRIVERTGADAAADITLLREVGRAMKDASICGLGQTAWNAVESAIDRLGAYE is encoded by the coding sequence GTGGACCTGCACTTCGGTGACAGCAAACCGACGGACGAGGAACAGGCGGCGATCGACACGCTGCTCGGCCCTCCGGAGTCTTCGTGGGAGGGCGCCGACCGGTCGGACGCCGACCTCAGGTGGGCACGCGGCGGGCGAGCGGCCCGGGACCGTCGTGACCTGCTGTTGCCGGGGCTGCACGCCGTCCACGACCGGATCGGCTGGATCAGCGAGGGCGCCCTCGACTACCTGTGCCGGCGGCTCACCGTGCCGCCGGCGGAGGCCTACGGGGTCGCCACCTTCTACGCGATGTTCTCGGTGAAGCCGCGCCCGGCGACGGTCCTGCACGTGTGCACGGACCTGGCGTGCGCGGCGGCGGGCGCATCGGAGCTGTGCGCCGAGGTCGAGGCCCGCCTCGGCCCGGGCAGCGGCGTCAGCGTCGAGCGCAGCCCCTGCCTCGGCCTGTGCGAACGCGCCCCGGCCGCGCTCGCGGTCAAGGCCGGCGACCCGGTGCGTACGGCCGTGTCGGCGCCCACCACCGTCGAGCGGGCCGTGCTGGCGGCGAGCTCGCCCGACTCGGCGCCCGAGGAGCCGGCCGCCGCGCTGGCGGTCCCGCAGGCCGGGGACCCCTCGCTGACGCTGCTCGGCCGGGTCGGCGTGGTCGATCCGGCGTCGCTCGACGACTACCGGGCGCACGGCGGATACACGGCCCTGCGGCAGGCCTTCGCGATCGGCCCCGCCGGGGTCATCCGCGAGGTCACCGACGCGGGCCTGGTCGGGCGCGGCGGCGCCGCCTTCCCCACCGGCCGCAAATGGCAGGCCACGGCGTCCCAGCCCGACCATCCGCACTACCTCGTCTGCAACGCCGACGAATCCGAGCCGGGCACCTTCAAGGACCGCGTGGTCATGGAGGGCGACCCGTACTCCCTCGTGGAGGCGATGACGATCGCGGCGTACGCGGTCGGCGCGCACAAGGGCTATCTCTATCTGCGCGGCGAGTACCCGCGGGCCCTGCGCCGCATGGAGCACGCCATCGGGCAGGCACGCGCGCGCGGGCTGCTCGGGGACGACGTCCTCGGCCAGGGGTACGCCTTCGACATCGAGATCCGGCGCGGCGCGGGCGCCTACATCTGCGGTGAGGAGACCGCCCTCTTCAACTCCATCGAGGGGTACCGGGGCGAACCGCGGTCGAAGCCGCCCTTCCCCGTGGAGAAGGGTCTGTTCGGCAAGCCGACCGCCGAGAACAACGTCGAGACGCTGGTCAACGTCCTGCCGATCCTCACCATGGGCGCCCCGGCGTACGCGGCGATCGGCACCGGCACCTCCACCGGGCCGAAGCTGTTCTGCGTGTCCGGCAGCGTGGACCGGCCCGGCATCTACGAGCTGCCGTTCGGCGCCACGCTCGGCGAGCTGCTGGAACTGGCGGGCGTACGCGAGCGGCTGCGCGCGGTGCTCCTCGGCGGTGCGGCCGGCGGCTTCGTACGGCCCGACGAGCTGGACATCCCGCTCACCTTCGAGGGCACCCGGGCGGCCGGCACGACGCTCGGCTCCGGGGTGGTGCTGGCCTTCGACGACACCGTGCCGCTGCCGCGGCTGCTGCTGCGGATCGCCGAGTTCTTCCGCGACGAGTCGTGCGGGCAGTGCGTGCCGTGCCGGGTCGGGACCGTGCGCCAGGAGGAGGCCCTGCACCGCATCGTCGAGCGGACCGGAGCCGACGCGGCGGCCGACATCACGCTGCTGCGTGAGGTGGGCCGGGCCATGAAGGACGCCTCGATCTGCGGTCTGGGACAGACCGCGTGGAACGCCGTGGAATCCGCCATCGACCGCCTGGGGGCGTACGAATGA
- a CDS encoding 2-dehydropantoate 2-reductase translates to MKVAVLGAGAIGAYVGAALHRAGADVHLIARGPHLAAMRQHGVRVLSPRGDFTARAHATDDPAEVGPVDFVLLGLKANSYAACGPLIEPLLHDSTAVIAAQNGIPWWYFHRHGGPHDGHRVESVDPGGAVSAVIAPSRAIGCVVYAATELAGPGVVRHLEGTRFSIGEPDRTVSVRCTEFGEAMVTGGLKCPVEPDLRNDIWLKLLGNISFNPISALARATMRQMCLHGGTRRVIEIMMTETLAVAEALGCRVGVSIERRLAGAERVGDHRTSTLQDLERGKPLELDVLLAAVVELAEITDVPVPTLRTVHAISDLLALRTAA, encoded by the coding sequence GTGAAAGTGGCAGTTCTCGGCGCCGGTGCGATCGGCGCCTACGTCGGAGCCGCGCTGCATCGCGCGGGTGCCGATGTGCACCTCATCGCCCGTGGACCGCATCTCGCGGCCATGAGGCAGCACGGAGTGCGAGTGCTCAGCCCGCGCGGTGACTTCACCGCCCGGGCCCACGCCACCGACGACCCGGCCGAGGTCGGCCCGGTCGACTTCGTCCTCCTCGGCCTGAAGGCCAACTCGTACGCGGCGTGCGGGCCGCTCATCGAGCCCCTGCTCCACGACTCGACCGCGGTGATCGCCGCGCAGAACGGCATTCCCTGGTGGTACTTCCACCGGCACGGCGGCCCGCACGACGGCCACCGCGTCGAGAGCGTGGACCCCGGCGGCGCGGTCAGTGCGGTGATCGCGCCCTCCCGGGCCATCGGCTGTGTCGTCTACGCGGCCACCGAACTGGCGGGCCCCGGAGTGGTCCGCCATCTCGAAGGCACCCGGTTCTCCATCGGCGAGCCCGACCGTACGGTCTCGGTGCGCTGCACGGAGTTCGGCGAGGCCATGGTGACCGGCGGGCTCAAGTGCCCGGTGGAGCCGGACCTGCGCAACGACATCTGGCTCAAGCTGCTCGGCAACATCTCCTTCAACCCCATCAGCGCCCTGGCCCGGGCCACCATGCGGCAGATGTGCCTGCACGGCGGCACCCGCCGGGTCATCGAGATCATGATGACCGAGACGCTCGCGGTCGCCGAGGCACTGGGCTGCCGGGTGGGCGTCTCCATCGAGCGGCGCCTCGCCGGCGCGGAGCGGGTCGGCGACCACCGCACCTCCACGCTCCAGGACCTGGAGCGCGGCAAACCGCTCGAACTCGACGTGCTGCTCGCCGCCGTCGTCGAACTGGCGGAGATCACCGACGTGCCGGTGCCCACGCTCCGCACCGTCCACGCCATCTCGGACCTGCTCGCCCTGAGGACCGCCGCATGA
- a CDS encoding exo-alpha-sialidase produces the protein MPSSLRARLRTPRTARPWRTAVTGALTAVLTLTALLGLPGTGHAGTAAAPGAATEAATEAAAEATSEAAAFEQQVLFKASQDPGYACFRIPAVVRTTKGTLLAFAEGRVNDCSDAGDIDIVLKRSTDGGRTWGPLQVINEGAGDTHGNPAPMVDRKTGRIVLAETYNTGRTDGGNCAVPCDRTPHLQHSDDDGLTWSEPRDLSDEILPAHWNSWYATGPVHGIQLTRGKHVGRLVFAVNTETWDGSRVSANHAALIVSDDGGDHWRIGATDSWPIAADGTFRQKPSEMTVTERADGTVLVSGREQDGTDLGHRTQAFSTDGGSSFTSHFKALPDLYTPQVQGSTLRMGDRILLACPGDPDRRRTMMIRSSYDSGRTWDSVDRGTVVTTDWSGYSDLVGIGADTAGLLYEGGAVDARDEIRFARFTEDWLTPRRGPDPTTPDLAPRAPGAAVLGGAAGTDGVFGGALAFDGTDDAVRLPYRSQLPLGNKDFTASLWFRYTATTGEQPFLWMGGVGTTQPQVWLRGEPANGRVQGLITARDGASAPRSASVRTTGAYNDGQWHHLALRRGAGQLTLFIDGTVAGTAADVPGSVSRNSPFGVHVGQKLDSRAHLTGAIDDVRVYDRALSDDELAGVRTGNTAVTGNPVLWLPMDRVAASH, from the coding sequence ATGCCGTCAAGTCTTCGCGCACGCCTCCGAACCCCCCGTACGGCCAGACCGTGGAGGACCGCCGTCACAGGCGCTCTGACGGCGGTCCTCACCCTCACCGCGCTGCTCGGGCTGCCGGGCACCGGACACGCCGGGACCGCCGCCGCACCCGGCGCCGCCACCGAAGCCGCCACCGAAGCCGCCGCCGAGGCAACCTCCGAAGCCGCCGCGTTCGAGCAGCAGGTGCTCTTCAAGGCCTCCCAGGACCCCGGCTACGCCTGCTTCCGGATCCCGGCCGTCGTGCGGACGACGAAGGGCACCCTGCTGGCGTTCGCCGAGGGCCGGGTGAACGACTGCAGCGACGCCGGTGACATAGACATCGTGCTCAAGCGCTCCACCGACGGCGGCCGCACCTGGGGCCCGCTGCAGGTCATCAACGAGGGCGCGGGCGACACACACGGCAACCCCGCCCCGATGGTGGACCGGAAGACCGGCCGGATCGTCCTGGCCGAGACGTACAACACGGGCCGTACCGACGGCGGCAACTGCGCCGTCCCGTGCGACCGCACCCCGCACCTGCAGCACAGCGACGACGACGGGCTCACCTGGTCCGAGCCCCGCGACCTCAGCGACGAGATCCTGCCCGCGCACTGGAACTCCTGGTACGCGACCGGGCCGGTGCACGGCATCCAGCTGACCCGCGGCAAGCACGTGGGCCGGCTCGTCTTCGCCGTCAACACCGAGACGTGGGACGGCAGCCGCGTCTCCGCCAACCACGCGGCGCTCATCGTCAGCGACGACGGCGGCGACCACTGGCGGATCGGCGCCACGGACTCGTGGCCGATCGCGGCCGACGGCACGTTCCGGCAGAAGCCGTCCGAGATGACCGTCACCGAGCGCGCCGACGGCACGGTCCTGGTCAGCGGGCGCGAGCAGGACGGCACCGATCTCGGCCACCGCACCCAGGCGTTCAGCACCGACGGCGGCTCCAGCTTCACCTCGCACTTCAAGGCGCTGCCCGACCTCTACACACCACAGGTCCAGGGCTCAACGCTGCGCATGGGCGACCGCATCCTGCTCGCCTGCCCCGGCGACCCGGACCGCCGCCGCACGATGATGATCCGCTCCTCGTACGACAGCGGCCGCACCTGGGACAGCGTCGACCGCGGCACGGTCGTCACGACGGACTGGTCCGGCTACTCCGACCTGGTCGGCATCGGGGCCGACACGGCGGGCCTGCTGTACGAGGGCGGCGCCGTGGACGCCCGCGACGAGATCCGCTTCGCACGGTTCACCGAGGACTGGCTGACCCCGCGCCGGGGCCCGGACCCGACCACCCCCGATCTGGCTCCCCGCGCACCCGGCGCGGCGGTCCTCGGCGGTGCGGCGGGAACGGACGGGGTGTTCGGCGGCGCCCTCGCCTTCGACGGCACCGACGACGCCGTACGCCTGCCCTACCGGAGCCAACTACCGCTCGGGAACAAGGACTTCACCGCCTCGCTGTGGTTCCGCTACACGGCCACCACGGGCGAGCAGCCGTTCCTGTGGATGGGCGGGGTCGGCACCACTCAGCCGCAGGTGTGGCTGCGCGGGGAGCCCGCGAACGGCCGGGTCCAGGGCCTGATCACGGCCCGGGACGGCGCGAGCGCCCCCCGCTCGGCGTCCGTGCGCACCACCGGCGCGTACAACGACGGGCAGTGGCACCATCTGGCGCTGCGCCGGGGCGCGGGACAGCTGACGCTGTTCATCGACGGGACCGTGGCCGGCACGGCGGCGGACGTACCGGGATCGGTGAGCCGGAACTCGCCGTTCGGGGTGCACGTCGGCCAGAAGCTGGACAGCCGCGCCCACCTGACCGGCGCGATCGACGACGTCCGGGTCTACGACCGCGCCCTGAGCGACGACGAACTGGCCGGCGTACGCACCGGCAACACGGCGGTGACCGGGAACCCGGTCCTGTGGCTGCCCATGGACCGCGTGGCAGCCAGCCACTAA
- a CDS encoding OFA family MFS transporter, with protein sequence MSPPVAPPGWSRWLVPPAALSVHLSIGQAYAWSVFKPSLESALDLSGTQSALPFQLGIVMLGLSAAFGGTLVERNGPRWAMTVALICFSSGFLLSALGAATEQYWLIVFGYGFVGGIGLGIGYISPVSTLIKWFPDRPGMATGIAIMGFGGGALIASPWSAQMLESFGSDSSGIALAFLVHGLTYAVFMSLGVLLVRVPRPAKTAADGTPAPLEGVQVSANSAVRTPQFWLLWIVLCMNVTAGIGILEKAAPMITDFFADTSTPVSVSAAAGFVALLSAANMAGRIGWSSTSDLIGRKNIYRVYLGVGALMYALIAWVGDSSKPVFIIAALVILSFYGGGFATVPAYLKDLFGTYQVGAIHGRLLTAWSTAGVLGPLIVNWIADRQEEAGKSGASLYGLSLVIMIGLLVVGFVANELVRPVDARHHVPAQNQKEAADVHE encoded by the coding sequence ATGAGTCCCCCTGTAGCCCCACCGGGCTGGAGCCGCTGGCTGGTCCCGCCCGCGGCCCTGTCGGTCCACCTCTCCATCGGACAGGCCTACGCCTGGTCCGTGTTCAAGCCCTCCCTGGAGTCCGCGCTGGACCTCAGCGGCACCCAGAGCGCCCTGCCCTTCCAGCTCGGCATCGTGATGCTCGGCCTGTCCGCCGCGTTCGGCGGCACGCTCGTGGAGCGCAACGGGCCGCGCTGGGCGATGACGGTCGCCCTGATCTGCTTCTCGTCGGGCTTCCTGCTCTCCGCCCTCGGCGCCGCCACCGAGCAGTACTGGCTGATCGTGTTCGGCTACGGCTTCGTCGGCGGCATCGGCCTCGGCATCGGCTACATCTCGCCCGTCTCCACGCTCATCAAGTGGTTCCCGGACCGGCCCGGCATGGCCACCGGCATCGCCATCATGGGCTTCGGCGGCGGCGCGCTGATCGCCTCGCCGTGGTCCGCGCAGATGCTGGAGTCCTTCGGCTCCGACAGCTCCGGCATCGCGCTCGCCTTCCTCGTGCACGGACTGACGTACGCCGTCTTCATGTCGCTCGGTGTGCTGCTCGTGCGCGTGCCGCGCCCCGCGAAGACCGCGGCCGACGGCACCCCGGCCCCGCTGGAGGGCGTACAGGTCTCCGCGAACAGCGCCGTGCGCACCCCGCAGTTCTGGTTGCTGTGGATCGTGCTCTGCATGAACGTGACCGCGGGCATCGGCATCCTGGAGAAGGCCGCGCCGATGATCACGGACTTCTTCGCGGACACCTCGACCCCCGTCTCGGTGTCGGCGGCGGCCGGTTTCGTCGCGCTGCTCTCGGCCGCGAACATGGCGGGCCGCATCGGCTGGTCCTCCACGTCCGACCTGATCGGGCGCAAGAACATCTACCGCGTCTACCTGGGCGTCGGCGCGCTGATGTACGCGCTCATCGCGTGGGTCGGGGACTCCTCCAAGCCCGTCTTCATCATCGCCGCGCTGGTGATCCTCTCCTTCTACGGAGGCGGCTTCGCGACCGTCCCCGCCTATCTGAAGGACCTCTTCGGGACCTACCAGGTCGGCGCGATCCACGGGCGGCTGCTCACCGCCTGGTCCACCGCCGGGGTCCTCGGACCGCTGATCGTCAACTGGATCGCGGACCGGCAGGAGGAGGCAGGCAAATCCGGAGCGTCCCTCTACGGACTGTCACTGGTCATCATGATCGGGCTGCTCGTGGTCGGGTTCGTCGCGAACGAGCTGGTCCGGCCCGTGGACGCCCGCCATCACGTCCCCGCCCAGAACCAGAAGGAGGCCGCCGATGTCCACGAGTGA
- the fdhD gene encoding formate dehydrogenase accessory sulfurtransferase FdhD, whose translation MGRVTERRKVIRIRDGVVSARPDTLVAEEPLEIRLNGKPLAITMRTPGDDFALAAGFLVSEGVLGAADELQNIVYCAGATVDGSNTYNIVDVRTAPGVVIPDITLERNVYTTSSCGLCGKASLDAVRTTARWTIDDTHGDTAPPVRLGPELLASLPDRLRAAQRVFDRTGGLHAAALFTEDGELVDIREDVGRHNAVDKLVGRALQNGSLPLSRTVLLVSGRASFELAQKAVMAGIPVLAAVSAPSSLAVDLAAESNLTLVGFLRGTSMNVYAGEHRIALQAAAAQG comes from the coding sequence ATGGGACGAGTCACGGAACGACGCAAGGTGATCCGCATCCGCGACGGGGTGGTCTCCGCCCGTCCGGACACGCTCGTCGCCGAGGAACCACTGGAGATCCGCCTCAACGGAAAACCCCTCGCGATCACGATGCGCACCCCGGGCGACGACTTCGCGCTCGCGGCGGGCTTCCTGGTCAGCGAGGGGGTGCTGGGCGCGGCGGACGAACTGCAGAACATCGTCTACTGCGCCGGCGCCACCGTGGACGGCTCGAACACCTACAACATCGTCGACGTCCGGACGGCGCCCGGCGTCGTCATCCCCGACATCACGCTCGAACGCAACGTGTACACGACGTCGTCCTGCGGGCTGTGCGGCAAGGCCAGCCTGGACGCGGTCCGCACGACGGCCCGCTGGACGATCGACGACACGCACGGCGACACGGCTCCCCCGGTACGGCTCGGGCCCGAACTGCTCGCGAGCCTCCCCGACCGGCTGCGCGCGGCGCAGCGCGTGTTCGACCGGACCGGGGGCCTGCACGCGGCGGCCCTGTTCACCGAGGACGGCGAGCTGGTCGACATCCGGGAGGACGTGGGCCGGCACAACGCGGTCGACAAGCTGGTCGGCCGCGCCCTGCAGAACGGCTCACTGCCGCTCTCCCGCACGGTCCTGCTGGTCTCGGGACGCGCCTCCTTCGAGCTGGCCCAGAAGGCGGTGATGGCGGGCATCCCGGTGCTCGCCGCGGTCTCGGCGCCGTCGTCGCTCGCGGTCGACCTGGCCGCCGAGTCCAATCTGACCCTCGTCGGTTTCCTGCGGGGCACCTCCATGAACGTGTACGCGGGCGAGCACCGCATCGCTCTGCAGGCCGCGGCCGCCCAGGGCTGA